In Microbacterium enclense, one genomic interval encodes:
- the trpS gene encoding tryptophan--tRNA ligase, which yields MTQQRLYSGMQPSADSLQIGNYIGALLQWRQLQDEYDAFFSVVDLHALTQPGDPAERREKTRRTAAQYIAAGIEPSRSTLYVQSHVPAHAELQWVLSTLTGFGEAGRMTQFKDKSARYGTDATNVGLFTYPVLMAADILLYQTDVVPVGDDQKQHIELTRDLAERFNQRFGETFTMPTPMIQRETARIYDLQNPTAKMSKSAESDAGVLWMLDEPKVSAKKIMRAVTDSEGSVRFDREEKPGVSNLLVIYSALTGRDITTIEDEYAGRGYGDFKKGLAEVVVNEFEPVRERALELIADPAELDRVLAVNAERAASVAEKTLADVYDRVGLLRRG from the coding sequence GTGACTCAGCAGCGCCTCTACTCCGGAATGCAGCCCTCCGCCGACAGCCTCCAGATCGGCAACTACATCGGTGCGCTGCTGCAGTGGCGTCAGCTGCAAGACGAGTACGACGCCTTCTTCTCCGTCGTCGACCTGCACGCCCTCACGCAGCCCGGCGACCCCGCCGAACGTCGCGAGAAGACGCGTCGCACCGCGGCCCAGTACATCGCCGCCGGCATCGAGCCTTCGCGCTCGACACTGTACGTGCAGTCGCACGTGCCCGCGCACGCCGAACTCCAGTGGGTGCTGTCGACCCTCACCGGCTTCGGTGAGGCCGGGCGCATGACGCAGTTCAAGGACAAGTCGGCCCGGTACGGCACGGATGCCACGAACGTCGGCCTGTTCACCTACCCGGTGCTCATGGCCGCCGATATCCTGCTCTACCAGACCGACGTCGTGCCCGTCGGCGACGACCAGAAGCAGCACATCGAGCTCACGCGCGACCTCGCCGAGCGCTTCAACCAGCGCTTCGGCGAGACGTTCACCATGCCCACGCCGATGATCCAGCGGGAGACGGCCCGCATCTACGACCTGCAGAACCCCACCGCGAAGATGTCGAAGTCGGCCGAGTCCGACGCGGGCGTGCTGTGGATGCTGGACGAGCCGAAGGTCAGCGCCAAGAAGATCATGCGCGCGGTCACCGACTCCGAGGGGTCGGTGCGCTTCGACCGCGAGGAGAAGCCGGGCGTCTCGAACCTCCTCGTCATCTACTCGGCCCTGACCGGCCGCGACATCACGACGATCGAGGACGAGTACGCCGGCCGCGGCTACGGCGACTTCAAGAAGGGCCTCGCCGAGGTCGTCGTGAACGAGTTCGAGCCGGTGCGCGAGCGCGCTCTCGAGCTGATCGCCGACCCCGCCGAGCTCGACCGCGTGCTGGCGGTGAACGCGGAGCGGGCGGCATCCGTGGCCGAGAAGACCCTCGCCGACGTGTACGACCGCGTGGGGCTGCTGCGCCGCGGCTGA
- a CDS encoding Fpg/Nei family DNA glycosylase, with the protein MPEMPEVEGLVEFLRARVTGLHVSKATVSAINALKTYDPPLTALVGAAVTAVDRHGKFVDVSTDAGVHLIFHLAKAGWLRWYDALPSTVIKPGKTPIALRIGFDDGSGFDLTEAGTKKSLAVYAVRSPDEVPGIARLGPDPLSEGFDRAAFGELLVGRRTQIKGVLRDQSIIAGVGNAYSDEILHAAKMSPYALAATLTDDEVDRLFTAMTETLTEAIAEARGKPPAELKDAKRRGMRVHGRRGQECPVCGDEVRSVFFADNSLEYCPTCQTGGKLLADRRLSRLLK; encoded by the coding sequence ATGCCGGAGATGCCTGAGGTCGAGGGACTCGTGGAGTTCCTCCGTGCCCGCGTCACGGGGCTGCACGTGTCGAAGGCCACCGTGTCGGCGATCAATGCGCTGAAGACCTACGATCCGCCCCTGACGGCGCTCGTGGGCGCGGCCGTGACCGCCGTCGACCGGCACGGCAAGTTCGTCGATGTCTCGACCGACGCGGGTGTGCATCTGATCTTCCACCTCGCGAAGGCCGGCTGGCTGCGCTGGTACGACGCCTTGCCGTCCACGGTCATCAAGCCCGGGAAGACGCCGATCGCCCTGCGCATCGGCTTCGACGACGGCTCCGGATTCGACCTCACCGAGGCGGGCACGAAGAAGTCGCTCGCGGTGTACGCGGTGCGCTCTCCCGACGAGGTGCCGGGCATCGCGCGGCTCGGCCCCGACCCGCTCAGCGAGGGCTTCGACCGGGCAGCGTTCGGCGAATTGCTCGTCGGGCGACGCACCCAGATCAAGGGCGTGCTGCGCGACCAGTCGATCATCGCGGGGGTCGGCAACGCCTACTCCGACGAGATCCTGCACGCCGCGAAGATGTCGCCCTACGCTTTGGCGGCGACCCTCACCGACGACGAGGTCGATCGCCTCTTCACCGCGATGACCGAGACGCTCACCGAGGCGATCGCGGAGGCGCGCGGCAAACCCCCGGCGGAGTTGAAGGATGCCAAGAGACGCGGCATGCGCGTCCACGGTCGCCGCGGCCAGGAGTGCCCGGTGTGCGGCGACGAGGTGCGCAGCGTCTTCTTCGCCGACAACTCGCTCGAGTACTGCCCCACCTGCCAGACCGGGGGCAAGCTGCTGGCCGACCGGAGGCTCTCGCGACTGCTGAAGTGA
- the ribD gene encoding bifunctional diaminohydroxyphosphoribosylaminopyrimidine deaminase/5-amino-6-(5-phosphoribosylamino)uracil reductase RibD produces MASAVEIDAMRRALELARRGPRGLNPQVGAVILSPTGEVLAEGYHRGAGTPHAEVDALSQLAPGAARGATAVVTLEPCNHTGRTGPCAVALIEAGVDRVVYALDDPTDAAAGGAERLRAAGVDVEKGVEADTAEQLIHDWVALQRTGRPRVTVKWAQSLDGRAAADDGTSQWITGPTARRDVHARRAAADAIVAGTGTVRADDPALTARGEDGTLLESQPVPVIVGVSETAPEAAVRRHPREPLFYAMHDLAAVLADLGARGVQRVFVEGGPTLASAFVHADLADELLVYVAPVLLGGSRLALGDVGVPTIDDARRLAVASVQSLGDDLLIVAHPTTRTQGDH; encoded by the coding sequence ATGGCATCCGCCGTCGAGATCGACGCCATGAGACGAGCGCTAGAGCTCGCCCGGCGCGGCCCGCGCGGTCTCAACCCGCAGGTGGGTGCGGTCATCCTCTCCCCGACCGGCGAAGTGCTCGCGGAGGGGTACCACCGGGGTGCAGGCACCCCCCACGCCGAGGTCGACGCCCTGTCGCAGCTCGCCCCGGGTGCCGCCCGCGGCGCCACCGCCGTCGTCACCCTCGAGCCCTGCAACCACACGGGTCGCACCGGCCCGTGCGCCGTCGCACTCATCGAGGCCGGTGTCGACCGAGTCGTCTACGCCCTCGACGATCCGACGGATGCCGCCGCCGGCGGAGCCGAACGCCTGCGCGCCGCGGGTGTCGATGTCGAGAAGGGCGTCGAAGCAGACACCGCCGAACAGCTGATCCACGACTGGGTCGCCCTGCAGCGCACGGGCCGTCCGCGGGTCACCGTCAAGTGGGCGCAGAGCCTCGACGGCCGCGCCGCCGCCGACGACGGGACGAGCCAGTGGATCACCGGCCCGACCGCACGCCGTGATGTCCACGCGCGCCGCGCGGCCGCCGACGCGATCGTCGCCGGAACGGGCACCGTCCGCGCGGACGACCCCGCGCTCACGGCCCGCGGAGAGGACGGCACCTTGCTGGAGTCTCAGCCCGTGCCCGTCATCGTCGGTGTGAGCGAGACGGCCCCGGAGGCCGCGGTCCGCCGCCACCCGCGCGAGCCGCTGTTCTACGCCATGCACGACCTGGCCGCGGTGCTCGCCGACCTCGGCGCGCGAGGCGTCCAACGCGTCTTCGTCGAGGGCGGCCCCACGCTCGCGAGCGCCTTCGTGCACGCCGATCTGGCCGACGAGCTCCTCGTGTACGTCGCCCCCGTGCTCCTCGGCGGTTCGCGCCTCGCCCTCGGCGACGTGGGCGTGCCGACCATCGACGACGCGCGGCGGCTCGCCGTGGCATCCGTCCAGTCCCTCGGCGACGACCTCCTGATCGTCGCCCACCCCACCACGCGAACGCAGGGAGATCACTGA
- a CDS encoding riboflavin synthase — protein sequence MFTGIVEEMGAITAVEPAGDGVRVTVRAPLSVSDAGHGDSISVSGVCLTVVDQGDDWFTADVMKQTLDMSTLADVAPGRAVNLERATAAHGRLGGHIVQGHIDGTGVVRDVRPGAQWSVVRIGIPPRLAPLVVDKGSIAIDGVSLTVSAVSAPDEAEQWLEVSLIPETLAATTLGSATVGSPVNLETDILARHVQRMLSFRASENPAADAASTERGSA from the coding sequence ATGTTCACCGGAATCGTCGAAGAGATGGGCGCCATCACCGCCGTCGAGCCCGCGGGCGACGGCGTGCGCGTGACCGTGCGCGCTCCCCTTTCCGTCTCGGATGCCGGCCACGGCGACTCGATCTCGGTCAGCGGCGTGTGTCTCACGGTCGTCGACCAGGGCGACGACTGGTTCACCGCCGACGTGATGAAGCAGACCCTCGACATGTCGACGCTCGCCGACGTCGCGCCCGGCCGCGCCGTCAACCTCGAGCGGGCGACCGCCGCGCACGGGCGCCTCGGCGGACACATCGTGCAGGGCCACATCGACGGCACGGGTGTCGTGCGCGACGTGCGACCCGGGGCGCAGTGGAGCGTCGTGCGCATCGGCATCCCGCCCCGTCTCGCCCCCCTCGTGGTCGACAAGGGCTCCATCGCCATCGACGGCGTCTCTCTGACCGTCAGCGCCGTGAGCGCCCCCGACGAGGCCGAGCAGTGGCTCGAGGTGTCGCTGATTCCCGAGACGCTCGCCGCCACGACCCTCGGCTCCGCGACCGTGGGCAGCCCGGTCAACCTCGAGACCGACATCCTCGCTCGGCACGTCCAGCGCATGCTGAGCTTCCGCGCTTCTGAGAATCCCGCGGCTGACGCCGCATCGACCGAGAGGGGCTCCGCATGA
- the ribA gene encoding GTP cyclohydrolase II — protein sequence MSLSTIPEALEALRAGRPILVADDENRENEGDVILSAQLATPEALAWTVRWSSGYVCAPMPAEWADRLDLPPMVAVNEDARGTAYTVSVDAASGVTTGISAADRARTLNVLADPESVPTSVIRPGHVLPLRAVDGGVRERAGHTEAAVDLMRLAGLEPVGAIAEVVAEDGSMMRLPGLFELGERDGIPVITIEQLIGYLNETDPLPASAPTRRRVSLRAESNVPTTHGTFRFLAYKDRVTGTDHIAVVSGELGADAPLVRVHSECLTGEAFGSLKCECGPQLEAALDRIDEDGGIVIYMRGHEGRGIGLINKLRAYNLQERGLDTVDANLALGLPADARDYAAAAGILADLGVEQVRLLTNNTDKVNQLRGFGLDVVEQVPLLVGVGPNNHQYLETKRDRMGHIIAEDDLRDALAHMKEESA from the coding sequence ATGAGCCTGTCCACCATCCCCGAGGCCCTCGAGGCCCTGCGCGCCGGGCGACCGATCCTGGTCGCCGACGATGAGAACCGTGAGAACGAAGGCGACGTGATCCTGTCGGCCCAGCTCGCGACCCCCGAGGCGCTTGCCTGGACCGTCCGCTGGTCGAGCGGGTACGTCTGCGCGCCCATGCCCGCCGAATGGGCCGACCGCCTCGACCTCCCGCCCATGGTGGCGGTCAATGAAGACGCCCGCGGCACCGCGTACACGGTGAGCGTCGACGCCGCCTCCGGCGTCACCACCGGCATCAGCGCCGCCGACCGCGCCCGCACGCTCAACGTGCTCGCCGACCCCGAGTCGGTGCCGACGAGCGTCATCCGCCCCGGGCACGTCCTGCCGCTGCGCGCGGTCGACGGCGGTGTACGCGAACGCGCCGGCCACACCGAGGCCGCGGTCGACCTCATGCGCCTCGCGGGCCTCGAGCCCGTCGGCGCGATCGCCGAGGTCGTCGCCGAGGACGGGAGCATGATGCGCCTGCCCGGACTGTTCGAGCTCGGCGAGCGCGATGGCATCCCGGTCATCACCATCGAGCAGCTGATCGGGTACCTGAACGAGACCGATCCCCTGCCCGCGTCTGCTCCCACCCGACGCCGCGTGAGCCTGCGCGCCGAGTCGAACGTGCCCACGACGCACGGCACCTTCCGCTTCCTGGCGTACAAGGACCGGGTGACCGGAACCGACCACATCGCGGTCGTCTCGGGAGAGCTCGGTGCGGACGCCCCTCTCGTCCGCGTGCACTCCGAGTGCCTGACCGGTGAGGCGTTCGGCTCGCTGAAGTGCGAGTGCGGCCCTCAGCTCGAGGCGGCGCTGGATCGCATCGACGAGGACGGCGGCATCGTCATCTACATGCGCGGCCACGAGGGACGCGGCATCGGCCTCATCAACAAGCTGCGGGCCTACAACCTGCAGGAGCGCGGCCTGGACACGGTGGATGCCAACCTGGCCCTGGGCCTGCCCGCCGACGCGCGCGACTACGCCGCCGCCGCAGGCATCCTCGCCGACCTCGGCGTCGAGCAGGTGCGCCTGCTCACCAACAACACCGACAAGGTGAACCAGCTTCGCGGCTTCGGCCTCGACGTCGTCGAGCAGGTACCCCTCCTCGTGGGCGTCGGCCCGAACAACCACCAGTACCTCGAGACGAAGCGCGACCGGATGGGTCACATCATCGCCGAGGACGACCTGCGCGACGCGCTCGCGCACATGAAGGAAGAGAGCGCCTGA
- the ribH gene encoding 6,7-dimethyl-8-ribityllumazine synthase, protein MAGSGAPETGGVDASGLNVVVIAGTWHEVITDGLIAGARKVLDATGATYRVVRVPGSFELPVASRAAFDGGADAVVALGVIIRGGTPHFEFVSSAATDGLTRVALDAGKPVGFGVLTLDDEQQGLDRAGLEGSKEDKGAEAADAAIRTALVLRELRG, encoded by the coding sequence ATGGCCGGTAGTGGAGCACCCGAGACCGGCGGCGTCGACGCGTCGGGCCTGAACGTCGTCGTCATCGCCGGCACCTGGCACGAGGTCATCACCGACGGCCTCATCGCCGGGGCGAGGAAGGTTCTGGATGCCACGGGCGCGACGTACCGCGTGGTGCGCGTCCCGGGATCGTTCGAACTGCCGGTCGCCTCCCGCGCCGCCTTCGACGGGGGCGCGGATGCCGTCGTCGCCCTCGGCGTCATCATCCGCGGAGGCACCCCGCATTTCGAGTTCGTCTCGTCGGCCGCGACCGACGGGCTCACGCGCGTCGCTCTCGACGCCGGCAAGCCCGTCGGATTCGGGGTGCTGACCCTCGACGACGAGCAGCAGGGTCTCGACCGCGCGGGCCTCGAGGGCTCGAAGGAAGACAAGGGTGCCGAGGCCGCGGACGCAGCGATCCGCACCGCGCTGGTTCTGCGGGAGCTGCGGGGCTGA
- a CDS encoding Fe-S protein, protein MEILRHAVVLVHLVGFAILFGAWVVEAVARRARVTPLMNYALVISLVSGLALAAPWGLDHELNYVKIGVKLVVLLVIGALLGIGSARQKRGADLPSAVFWLVGILTLLNAALAVLWR, encoded by the coding sequence ATGGAGATCCTGCGTCACGCCGTCGTCCTCGTCCACCTCGTCGGGTTCGCGATCCTCTTCGGGGCGTGGGTCGTCGAGGCCGTCGCGCGACGGGCGCGCGTCACGCCGCTGATGAACTACGCGCTCGTCATCTCGCTCGTCTCGGGACTCGCGCTCGCCGCCCCGTGGGGCCTCGACCACGAGCTGAACTACGTGAAGATCGGCGTGAAGCTCGTCGTGCTCCTCGTCATCGGTGCTCTCCTCGGCATCGGCTCGGCCCGCCAGAAGCGCGGCGCCGACCTCCCGTCCGCCGTCTTCTGGCTCGTCGGCATCCTGACGCTCCTGAACGCCGCGCTCGCGGTGCTCTGGCGCTGA
- a CDS encoding MFS transporter yields the protein MTSSSPTAPSTSAPANPRSRVITASLIGTTIEFYDFYAYATAAVLVFPILFFPTGNETTSLLLSFSVFGAAMVARPLGAIVFGHFGDRFGRKATLVASLLTMGVATFLIGCLPTFNEIGVWAAILLLVMRLAQGFALGGEWSGAALVATENAPKGKRAWYGTFPQLGAPIGFIIANGVFLIINFALPHPDGTAQRSEEFLAWGWRVPFLFSAVMVIVGLWVRLKLVESESFAKAEKTGVIKKFPLGEAIRRNWKQLILGTFIMLATYVLFYLMTSFTLSYGTKPTIEGAQAAAEKAGTPSDAATFVPGLGFGYTDFVIMQIIGVVFFGIFTLLSGPVADRLGRKRLLIGVTIAIIVFGLTFSFFLMPQADAGLTRILVQAFLIIGFLLMGTTFGPMGAVLPELFPTNVRYTGSAISYNVSSILGAALAPIVAVALWAAGDGNPWLVGAYLSAMGVLTLIALVLSPETKDVDYDDNIAAGATAP from the coding sequence ATGACCTCCTCATCCCCCACCGCCCCCTCGACGTCCGCTCCCGCCAATCCCCGCTCGCGTGTCATCACCGCGAGCCTGATCGGCACGACGATCGAGTTCTACGACTTCTACGCGTACGCCACCGCGGCGGTGCTCGTCTTCCCGATCCTCTTCTTCCCCACCGGCAACGAGACCACCTCGCTTCTGCTGTCGTTCAGCGTGTTCGGCGCCGCCATGGTGGCGCGGCCCCTCGGCGCGATCGTGTTCGGACACTTCGGCGACCGCTTCGGACGCAAGGCCACGCTCGTGGCATCCCTCCTCACGATGGGTGTCGCGACCTTCCTCATCGGATGCCTCCCCACCTTCAACGAGATCGGCGTGTGGGCGGCGATCCTGCTTCTCGTCATGCGTCTCGCGCAGGGCTTCGCGCTCGGCGGCGAATGGTCGGGCGCCGCGCTCGTGGCCACCGAGAACGCCCCCAAGGGCAAGCGCGCCTGGTACGGCACGTTCCCGCAGCTGGGCGCGCCGATCGGCTTCATCATCGCCAACGGCGTGTTCCTCATCATCAACTTCGCTCTGCCGCACCCCGATGGCACCGCGCAGCGCTCCGAGGAGTTCCTCGCGTGGGGCTGGCGCGTGCCGTTCCTGTTCTCGGCCGTCATGGTCATCGTGGGGCTGTGGGTGCGTCTCAAGCTCGTCGAGAGCGAGTCGTTCGCCAAGGCCGAGAAGACCGGCGTCATCAAGAAGTTCCCGCTCGGCGAGGCGATCCGCCGCAATTGGAAGCAGCTCATCCTCGGCACGTTCATCATGCTGGCGACGTATGTGCTCTTCTACCTCATGACGAGCTTCACCCTCTCGTACGGCACCAAGCCGACGATCGAGGGGGCGCAGGCCGCGGCAGAGAAGGCCGGGACGCCCTCCGACGCGGCCACGTTCGTCCCCGGTCTCGGATTCGGCTACACCGACTTCGTCATCATGCAGATCATCGGCGTCGTGTTCTTCGGGATCTTCACGCTGCTCTCGGGCCCGGTCGCGGACCGGCTCGGGCGCAAGCGCCTGCTGATCGGGGTGACGATCGCGATCATCGTGTTCGGTCTGACGTTCTCGTTCTTCCTCATGCCGCAGGCCGACGCGGGCCTCACCCGCATCCTCGTGCAGGCCTTCCTCATCATCGGCTTCCTGCTCATGGGAACGACCTTCGGCCCCATGGGCGCCGTGCTGCCCGAGCTGTTCCCGACGAACGTCCGCTACACGGGGTCGGCGATCTCGTACAACGTGTCGTCGATCCTCGGCGCCGCCCTCGCCCCGATCGTCGCGGTGGCTCTGTGGGCGGCGGGTGACGGCAACCCGTGGCTGGTGGGCGCGTACCTTTCAGCGATGGGCGTGCTGACGCTGATCGCTCTCGTCCTCTCGCCTGAGACGAAGGACGTCGACTACGACGACAACATCGCCGCCGGAGCGACAGCGCCGTAA
- a CDS encoding ABC transporter ATP-binding protein: MSSPAPARGRRGRRSPEGPRASFRQLLPFLLEHKRTLVVVGVLSVLGAAATLAQPLLVGEVISRVQNTVPLGALVWVLVGFVVLSSVISGFQHYLLQRTGTAVVYSSRRRLIARILRLPISEFDARRTGDLVSRVGTDTTLLYAVLTQGFADAVGNALILVGAVIAMAFIDPLLLGLIVVVVGASLAVVVLLSTRIRSASADQQARVGELSSGVERAVGSIRTIRAAGATERETAAVTQTATAAYDAGVRIARVSALIVPIAFVALQVSLLVVLGVGGYRVASGAIDVASLVTFVIFLFLLVQPLASAIGAITSVNQALGALGRIQEVLELPLESDGDQPRAAAPVPGAAALEFRDVRFRYPEHVVKAREAAAREARSVLADVHLESEDLPVETDHEVLRGVSFTVPRGSRVALVGPSGAGKSTILSLIERFYDPTEGAILLDGVDARDIARDDLRRRFGYVEQDAPTLAGTIADNLRLASPDASDADCERVLREVNLGDVLERSPLGVDAPVGEDGVMLSGGERQRLAIARALLAAPPVLLLDESTSSLDGVNEQRMREAIDAVATDRTLLVIAHRLSTVVDSDLIVVLENGRVVGQGTHSELVASTPLYRDLAKHQLLV, encoded by the coding sequence ATGTCTTCTCCCGCTCCCGCGCGTGGCCGGCGCGGCCGCCGCAGCCCCGAGGGTCCGCGCGCGTCGTTTCGCCAGCTCCTGCCGTTCCTGCTCGAGCACAAGCGCACCCTCGTCGTCGTCGGCGTCCTCAGCGTGCTGGGGGCAGCGGCCACGCTCGCGCAGCCTCTCCTCGTGGGCGAGGTCATCTCCCGTGTGCAGAACACGGTGCCCCTCGGCGCCCTGGTGTGGGTGCTGGTGGGCTTCGTCGTGCTGTCATCGGTGATCTCCGGCTTCCAGCACTACCTGCTCCAACGCACCGGGACAGCCGTGGTCTATTCCTCGCGGCGACGGCTGATCGCGCGCATCCTGCGACTTCCCATCAGCGAGTTCGACGCCCGCCGCACGGGCGACCTCGTCTCGCGCGTCGGCACCGACACCACGTTGCTCTACGCCGTTCTCACGCAGGGGTTCGCGGATGCCGTGGGCAACGCCCTCATCCTCGTCGGCGCGGTGATCGCGATGGCGTTCATCGACCCCCTGCTGCTCGGACTGATCGTGGTGGTCGTGGGCGCCTCGCTCGCGGTGGTGGTGCTGCTGAGCACGCGCATCCGCTCGGCATCCGCGGATCAGCAGGCGAGGGTCGGCGAGCTCTCGTCGGGGGTCGAGCGGGCGGTGGGCTCCATCCGCACGATCCGCGCCGCCGGGGCGACGGAACGGGAGACGGCGGCCGTGACGCAGACGGCGACGGCCGCCTACGACGCCGGGGTGCGGATCGCGCGGGTGTCGGCCCTGATCGTGCCGATCGCTTTCGTCGCGCTCCAGGTATCGCTGCTCGTCGTCCTGGGCGTCGGCGGGTACCGCGTGGCATCCGGAGCGATCGACGTGGCCTCCCTCGTCACGTTCGTGATCTTCCTCTTCCTGCTCGTGCAGCCGCTCGCCTCCGCCATCGGCGCGATCACCTCCGTGAACCAGGCGCTGGGCGCGCTCGGACGGATCCAGGAGGTGCTCGAGCTTCCCCTCGAGAGCGACGGCGACCAGCCGCGCGCGGCGGCGCCGGTTCCGGGCGCTGCGGCCCTGGAGTTCCGCGACGTCCGCTTCCGCTATCCCGAGCACGTCGTGAAGGCGCGGGAGGCGGCGGCCCGCGAGGCCCGCTCGGTGCTCGCCGACGTGCACCTCGAGTCGGAGGACCTCCCGGTGGAGACCGATCACGAGGTACTGCGCGGTGTCTCGTTCACCGTGCCGCGCGGGTCGCGAGTGGCGCTCGTCGGACCGTCGGGAGCGGGAAAGAGCACGATCCTCTCGCTCATCGAGCGCTTCTACGACCCGACGGAGGGGGCGATTCTCCTCGACGGCGTGGACGCCCGTGACATCGCGCGCGACGACCTGCGCCGACGCTTCGGGTACGTCGAGCAGGACGCCCCCACCTTGGCCGGCACGATCGCCGACAACCTCCGCCTGGCCTCGCCCGACGCGAGCGATGCCGACTGCGAGCGGGTGCTGCGCGAAGTCAATCTCGGCGACGTGCTCGAGCGCAGTCCGCTCGGCGTCGACGCCCCCGTGGGAGAGGACGGCGTGATGCTCTCGGGAGGAGAGCGCCAGCGGCTCGCGATCGCGCGTGCGTTGCTCGCTGCTCCCCCGGTGCTCCTGCTCGACGAGTCGACGTCGTCGCTCGACGGCGTGAACGAACAGCGCATGCGCGAGGCCATCGACGCCGTGGCGACCGACCGGACGCTGCTCGTCATCGCGCACCGCCTCTCGACCGTCGTTGACAGCGATCTCATCGTCGTGCTCGAGAACGGCCGCGTCGTCGGTCAGGGCACCCACAGCGAGCTCGTGGCATCCACTCCCCTGTATCGGGATCTGGCGAAGCACCAGCTGCTGGTCTGA